Genomic segment of Pseudocalidococcus azoricus BACA0444:
CCGTTGACCTTTGGGCAGGAGTTTTCCGGGTACCAGGCCCAACTGCGGCAAAACCTTGGCCGGATTCAGTCCGTTCTGCCCCATTTAAGTGAATTAGCCCTTGGTGGGACAGCGGTGGGGACAGGGTTAAATACACATCCTGAATTTGCCGTCCGGGTGGCTGCGAAAATTGCCGAATTGACAGGATTACCCTTTGTCTCGGCTCCGAATAAGTTTGCGGCCTTAGCGGGACATGATGCAATGGTCATGGCCAGTGGGGTATTGAGAACCTTGGCCGGCTCCCTGATGAAATTAGCCAATGATATTTCCTGGATGGGATCGGGACCCCGCTGTGGCCTGGGCGAGTTGATTTTGCCCCCCAATGAACCCGGCTCTTCAATTATGCCCGGCAAAGTTAACCCGACTCAGTGTGAAGCCCTAGCGATGGTCTGTATCCAGGTCATGGGTCTTGATGCGGCGATTGGGTTTGCGGGCTCCCAGGGCAACTTTGAGTTGAATGTCTTTAAGCCGATGATCATTTACAATCTCTTAACCCAAATTGAACTGTTGACCGATGCCTGTCGCTGTTTTACGGAGTTTTGTTTGACTGGCCTGCAGATCAACTATCCCCAGGTGGAGCAGTATGTGGCCAACTCGTTGATGTTAGTGACGGCTCTCAATCCCCATATTGGCTATGACAAAGCTGCCCAAGTAGCCAAAAAAGCCTATGCCGAAAACCTGAGTTTGAAACAAGCTGCTGTGGATTTGGGCTTTTTAACAGCAGAACAGTTTGATGAATGGATTCAACCCGCTGCCATGACCCAGCCCCATTCTTACCCCCCTATCTATACTGAGAGAAATGAGCTTAATGCCTCCTAAGAGGAGTGGCGATGGTTGGACAATTAGAAATTCGACCTATTTTGGCTGAAGACCTAGCTGCCGTGATGCCCTCGGCCCAAGGTCTGTTAAGTGATGAACCGGAAATGGAAAGTTCACTCCACTATCTCCAGCTACTCCTGCTTGTAACTAGCTTGAATTGGTATTGGCAGGCGCGGAAAGACTACTTTATCGGGGCTAATTTAGCGATTTATTACAGTCGGGAGCAACTACGCCAGCGGGATTTTCGCGGCCCTGACTTGTTCCTGGTCAAAAATGTTGATCCTTGGTTGCGGCCGTCTTGGGTAGTTTGGGAAGAAGATGGTCGCTACCCTGATTTAATTTTAGAAATCTTTTCTGACTCTACGGCTGCCATAGATCGTCAGGAAAAACGTTTTCTGTATCAAAATCGGTTTCGCATCCCAGAATATTTTTGGTTTAGTCCCGATACCCAAGAGTTTATGGGGTTGCGCCTGGTTAATTGTGTTTATGAAGAAATTGCTCCAAATGCTCAGGGTCACCGTTGGAGTCAAGAGTTAGAGCTATTTTTAGGCTTGCATCAGTCCCGTTTGCGATATTTCACCGCCAATGGTGAGCTAATCCTCACACCCGAAGAAGCGGCACAGCAGTTCCAATTAGAACTCCAAGCCACCCAGGCCGAGTTAGAGGCAGCCCAACAAAAGCAGCAATTGTTAGCAGCAAAATTACGAGCGCTAGGAATTGATCTGGATCGCCTCACCTAGGGCCTGGGTAATTTGGGCAATTTGTTCAGGGGCAAGTTCTGGCCAGAGGGGCAAGCTCAAGACTTCTGTGGCTAATTGATCGCTCACGGGTAAGGGCGGATATTGATTGCCATAAACAGCCAAGCGATCTTGGGGAATCGGGTAATAAATCATCGTGCTAATCCCCAGTCCCGCCAAATGTTGAATCACCTGATCTCGCTTATTATCCAAAATTCGCACAGTATATTGATGAAACACATGGCCTGGAGTCACTTTTGGGGTCACGATTCCCGGAATATCTGCTAGTTTTTGGTTGTAGGTTTGGGCAATCTGGCGGCGTTGTTCATTCCAGGCCTGGAGGTGGGGCAACTTGACCCGTAAAATAGCCGCTTGAATACTATCCATCCGGGAGTTATAGCCAATCATTTCGTGAATATAGCGTTGGCGAGAGCCATGGACCCGGAGCATTTTGGCCAGTTCGGCTAAGGCGGGATCATTAGTTGTAATTAACCCCCCATCTCCATAGGCCCCCAAGTTCTTAGTTGGGAAAAACGAAAATGCCCCCAAGTCCCCAAGGCTGCCGACAAATTTACCCTGGAGTTGCTGTTTGGTTTGGGGCAGACATTGACAATCTAAACAAGTGCCAAAATATCGCGCCCCAATGGCCTGGGCTGTATCTTCAATAACCTTCAGATCATGGGCCTGGGCAATCTCCAAAATTTCTCCCATCCGAGCCGGTTGACCAAACAAATGGACGGGCATAATTGCTTTAGTTCGGGATGTAACCGCGGCGGAAATCAAGTCCGGGTTGATATTAAAGGTGGCTGGACACACATCCACAAATACCGGCTTAGCCCCAACCAAAGTAATGGATTCAGCCGTGGCAAAAAAAGAAAAGGGGGTCGTAATGACCTCATCCCCAGGCCCAATCCCCAAGGCCCGCAGGCTAATAATCAGGGCATCGGTGCCAGAATTAACGGCGATGGCAAACTTGACCCCCAGAAACGCTGCCAACTCCTGTTCTAAAGCAGTAACATCGGGCCCCAAAATAAATTGTCCTGACTCTAAAACCCGATCAATCGCGGCCTGAATTTCGCTTTTGAGGGCCTGGTACTGAGGCTTGAGGTCAAGAATCGGAATTTTAGAGGGTTGCATTCAAACGTACTTAAGCCAGGTGAAATATTCATCAGTAATGGCACAGTCATTTTACGGGATGCCAGGCCGGATAGCTAGGAAGATTTCTCAAAATTCGGGCATGAATGGGCCAGAAAATGAGTATTATCAGGGGTGAAACGGTGTTTAATCGAGTGGGGATCTATGGTTGAAGCAGCATATACCAAGACACCAGCGGCTGGATTACCCCAAGATGCCAAACTACCCCCGGCCTGGGAAGACTACAAAAAACTTAAAGCCCTGCCACAAATTTGGAGTCTTTTGGCCCAACGTCACCCTGATATTATTGCCCTGAACGCCCCCTACGAAGAACCCGCCGCTGCCATTGCCTACAGTGAGCTATATCGCCAAATTCAACGCTTTGCCGCCGGGATCCAGGCCTTGGGAATTGAACCGGAGGAGCGGATTTCAATTTTTGCCGATAACAGTCCCCGCTGGTTAATTGCCGATCAAGGGACAATGCTGGCCGGGGCCGTGAATGTAGTCCGCAGTGGGGCAGCGGAAGCCCAAGAGTTGCTCTATATCCTCAAGGACAGTGGTTCCAGTCTGTTGATTATTGAAGACCTGGCCACCCTGAAAAAAATTGCCCCCGGCCTGGCCAACCTGCCCCTAAAAGGGATTATTTTGCTATCCCTGGAAGAACCCAGCTTTCCTGGAAACCCTGCCCCCTGCCGAGTCTTGAACTTTGCTCAGGTGTTTGCAGAAGGGAAATATAGCCCCGTCCGGTCTGTGCCATTCAAAAAAGAGAATCTAGCCACGTTAATGTACACCTCGGGAACCACCGGCCAGCCCAAGGGCGTAATGATTACCCATGCCGGCCTCCTCAGTCAAATTCTCAACATTTGGGCCGTTGTTCAGCCGGAGCCAGGGGATCGGGTTTTGAGTATCTTGCCCATTTGGCACGCCTATGAACGGGTCTGTGAATATTTCCTCTTTGCCAGTGGCTGCACCCAAACCTATACCAACATCCGTCATTTCAAAACCGACCTGAAAAAGCATCAACCCCAGTACATGATTGCCGTGCCGCGAATTTGGGAAGCGATTTACGAAGGAGTCCAAAAACAACTCCGGGAAGCCCCAGCCAGTAAACGCCGTTTAGCCGAATTTTTCCTCAAGATTGGTTCTCGCTATGTCAAAAGTCGCCGGATTATCCAGGGCTTGAGTTTAGAGCAGCCGAATCCGTCCGGTGGAGATAAATTCTGGGCTAAAGTCCAACTCTTTTGCTTAAAGCCCCTCTATGGCCTGGGAGAGAAAAAGGTTTACAGTACCATCCGAGGAGCCACAGGGGGAGCCTTAAAACAAGTGATCAGCGGCGGCGGGGCCTTGGCCTCACACTTGGATACCTTTTACGAAATGATTGGGGTGGAAGTCCTGGTGGGCTATGGCTTAACGGAAACGGCCGTGGTCTTGAGTGGACGGCGATATTGGGGAAATCTACGGGGTTCCTCCGGGCGGCCCTTACCGGATACGGAATTAAAAATTGTCCATCCCGAAACTAAGGAGCCAGTTGGGTTTTGGCAAAAGGGCCTGGTGATGGCGCGGGGGCCCCAAGTCATGCAAGGCTACTACAACAAACCAGAAGCCACGGCCAAAGTGTTAGATTCCGAGGGCTGGTTTGATACGGGAGATCTGGGCCTATTAACCAAAGCGGGGGATATTGTTCTGACGGGGCGGCAGAAAGACACCATCGTTCTCAGTAACGGCGAAAACATTGAACCCCAACCCATTGAAGATGCCTGTATTCGTAGTCCCTATGTGGATCAGAGCATGCTGGTGGGTCAGGATCAAAAAGCCTTGGGGGCCTTGATTGTCCCGAATATTGAGGCCTTGCAACTGTGGCTGGGTGAATCTGGTGGGTATGTCCTCCAACTCCCAGGCCCGGCCCCGGCCAGCAATGGGGAAAAAGTTGCCCTCGAAAGCAAAATCGTTCAGGATTTATATCGCCAAGAGCTAATGCGGGAAGTCAAAAATCGGCCTGGGTATCGCCCTGATGATCGGATTGCTGATTTTCGGTTTATTTTGGAACCCTTCAGCATTGATAACGGTCTGCTCACCCAAACCCTAAAAATCCGCCGTCATGTTGTGATGGAACGCTACCACGATATGATCAACGGGATGTTTAGTTAAGGTTCCCCTGCTTTTTATGGAGACTACTGTGGATCCACTCCTGTTACGCCGCCAAATTAACATCAAGGCCGTAGTCACGCCCCTCTGGAAAGATGATGCCCAACGCCAACTCCAGGCCCAGATCAATCAACTGGATGGCCAACTCCAACAGCTTGACGGGCAACTTCAGCAGGTCGTGACGGAACTCCGGAAACAGAAAACTGAACTGAATAGCGATGCCGTAGAAACCAAAATCCAAGAAGTCCAATCCCAGGCCAATGGCCAAAAAAGCGAACTGCTTCAACAAAAAAATGTTGTTCTTCAGCAACTCAACCAAGTTCAGCAACTAGAGTTTGAACAGGAAGTCGATCAGGGGCAAATGGATAACTTTTTTTATGTTAAAAAGGGAGATAACCTAGTTCAAAAAATGCAGGTGGAAATCTTGCTCCGAGATGGTGTAATCGAAGATATCCGCGGCACACTCTAGACCGCTCAGACTCCCATATTCCGCGTTTTTGAGTTCTACTAGGATTCCTGACATAGATTCTGTTTCACGTTCACTGACCTCCGTTCTTCTCTAGCTTGTTGGAAACTGCCCCATGATTCGCGAAGTGTTTATGCCGGCCCTGAGTTCAACCATGACTGAAGGGAAAATTGTCTCTTGGGTCAAGGAGCCTGGGGATCAGGTCGAAAAGGGCGAAACAGTTGTCATTGTCGAGTCAGATAAGGCCGATATGGATGTGGAATCCTTCTATGGGGGGTTCTTAGCCGTTATTACGGTTCCTGCTGGATCTTCTGCCCCTGTGGGTGCCACCATTGGCCTGGTTGCAGAAACTGAAGCCGAAATTGCTCAAGCCCAGGCCCAAGCCACCAGCACCCCCGCCGTCCCCTCAACACCAACGGTGAGCAGTAATGGCCATAACCAAAGCCCCAATGGCAGTTCCCCAGTAGCTCCGGTGGTGAATATTCCGGCTCCCGTGGCCAGTGGTCGTTTAGTGGCCTCGCCCCGGGCTAAAAAGCTAGCTAAAGACCTGAAAGTTGACCTGAAAACCCTCCAAGGCAAAGGCAGCGGCCCCCATGGTCGGATTACTACGGCTGATGTTGAGGCGGCTGTGGGGCAAGTGGCCATTCCAACAATTCCGCAGATTCCCCCGGCCCCGGTTACTCCCCCTACCCCTGCAACTCTTACTCCAACCCCCAGCCCTACCACCTCACCGGGAGAGCTTCAACCCCTGACGACCCTCCAAAATGCGGTTGTGCGGAATATGAACGCCAGCTTGCAAATTCCTGATTTTCACGTCAGCTATACCATCACCACCGATGGCCTGGATGCTCTCTACAAGCAGATCAAGTCCAAAGGCGTGACGATGACGGCCCTGTTGGCGAAAGCGGTGGCTCTGACGCTACAAAAACACCCGATCATCAATGCCTGTTATACGGAGCAGGGGATTCAATACAAGCCAAACATCAATATTGCCATTGCGGTGGCCATGCCCGGTGGTGGTTTAATTACCCCAGTCCTGAAAGAGGCGGACAAAGTGGACATTTACACCCTCTCGCGGACTTGGAAAGATCTGGTTGAGCGGGCCCGAGCTAAACAACTCCAACCCGATGAATATAACTCTGGCACCTTCAGCCTTTCCAATCTGGGGATGTTCGGAGTCAACACCTTCGATGCCATTCTCACCCCAGGCCAAGGAGCAATTATGGCAGTGGGCGGCTCCAAACCAACGGTCGTGGCCACAAAAGATGGGTTAATTGGGGTGCAATCCCAGATGGAGGTGAATATCACCTGTGATCATCGAGTCATCTATGGGGCTGATGCCGCGGCTTTTCTCCAAGACCTGGCCAAACTCATTGCCACCAATCCCCAGGCCTTGACGTTATAGCTCTCTAGACAGTGCGGGAGGGGTTAGATATTTTTAATGGTTGATATAAATTAGGTTAATCCCAGGATTTTCCTACCCTACTGTCCCTAGTTCAGGTTGCCAAAACCGAAGACTATAGCGTTACGCAGGCTGTTCTGAGAGAGTAGAACGATCAAAAAGACGGCCCACAAAGCATTTTCTGACTTGTCCCCCTCTCACCCTAAATGAGTAGCACTATAGATGATGCTTGCTACCCCGGGGACATAGACCATCTTAGGGTGATAGATCCTTGATTCCCGGTCGTTGTTTTTTGTGACTAGAATCACTAGATACCTGTGAGCTAAATCACCAAGATACCGGGGATACCTCGTTATCATTTGCCAATACCAGAAATAGGCGATCTTAGGTATCGAATAAGTTTTGTTGCTGGTGTCCTTGAGATAGTATTTTTATCCCCAAGAGCAAGCCAATCATGAACACCATGAATCTATGGATGCAGCAAAATGATCAACAAGTCATTTATGATCACCTCTTAGGTTGCGTCCAGACCGAAACACCTCAGCAGGTTATTGAACGATTTCGGACGTTATTTTTAATGGGCTACAACTATCCGGATCGGGAGATTCAACTGGTTCTGGATCAGATTGTCGCCAGTCCCCAAGGGCAGCAAACCTTCAAGTTATTTTTTAACCGCTGTTGTCATATTTTGATTAACCGTTGGCAGTCTCGCCCATTTCTCCAGGCCGCGGTACAGGACTTTTTGGCAATGCTCTCCACTCCGATTATGGTGCCAGCCCCAGGCCTGAGTCGTGCGGATGCAGTGCGGCGGTTGCGACAACTGGTTAAAAGCTACATCCAAAGTGAATATTTTCAAAAATTACGCCGCCTGATCGAGTTTTACTGTGAAGATACCTTGGATGTTCGGGAAGTCCGCCGCCACACAGAACGCCCCCTTGTCACCCTAATTCGCCGCTATCCCTATCTCTATGATCACTGCCTCCTGAGCCAAGGAAATACCCCAGAGGAAAAAGAATATATCCGTAAATCACAACAGGAAACCCAAGGCCTGTTTGAGCGGGATATTTCCAAGTACCTGACGACAGAGTTTCGCCGCTCCCAAGGCAGCTTAGTGCAATTACAGCCCAATCCTACCCTCCTAACGGAGCAAGAACTCAAAACCGCATTACGGCATTATGTGGGTAAACCCAACGGCAAAAATACCTTTCGACAGCAGGCCCTCGCGCTCCAAAGCCGGGTCATCACCAGTAATGCGCCGCAAAATTTTCAGCAGGATTTTCATCAGTATTTGACGGATATTCCCGGCCTGGATCAACGGAATAGTCGCTTTGGTCAACGGTTGCAGCAGTATCTCACCACTTTACCCAGCCTCCAACAGGCCCCGGCGATGAATGAGTTTCTTTTGGTGCGAACCTGTTGCCAAGCCTTGAACTACTTGGTGGTGGAGCATCCCGATCGTCCCAATCATGCTGTGTTTATGGATTTGTTAAATACGATTGGCACAACGGCGACTGTGGGCCTGCTACTGAAAATTATTTTAATCTGCAAAAAAGCCAGAACCCATTTAGAGCAACGCTTGGCAATTTTATTTAATCACTATCAGTCTTTCCAACGGCAGCAAGTGGATTGGTTAATTAACTGTTTAGAGCATACGAACCTGGCCTTAACTCTCCACTTTGGGACGCGTGATTTCTCACTTTTTAGTAGTATTTAGACTCAGGAATTGCCTGTTAATCCTTTTTAGGGGGCCTGGAAAAACGGACTATCCTAGAAATTATGAAACCCCACATCTTCTTTGATGATCAAATGACTCACCTTTCCTCAGTCGCCCATAATATTCCCTCAGTTCATGTTCCCTTCGGCATTCGTAATCTTATCAGGGCAGAGATTTAGGCGGTTTTACTGTTCCATCTCCTTTGTGCTCAGAGTTGATGACTGAAGGCGATGCTATGCCAGACGTGATAGCCAATGGATGCCTTTACATCGGTATGAGAACTTTATGAGGATTTTGGCAAACCCCTGCCTGATGGTTGAGAACCTGTTGATCAAAAAACACCTGCTTTGATCGAGACAATTATTTCTACTGCATAAAATATCGAGGTGTTGCCAGAAAACTATCTAGGCTCGAGTGTCAAGAAATTCGTCAGCGTTCCGGTGGTTCTCATCGCAAGTGATTTAATCCTGAAACGAATAAAACAACAGTAATTCCAGATTGGGGTAGTCGTGACATAAAGTTAGGAACACTCAAGGCAGCAATTAAGCAACTCGGAATTGACTGGGCTATCTTCGAGCAAGTATAGTAATTATCCGTCTAATTCTGAGACTCAAAACAACTGTCATCAGATTTTCTTCTTATTCATAAGAATCAAAAAAATTTCCCTATGTCAAGGTTTGCTTACCCCAGTCCTAATTCTGTTCACCCACTCCCAGAGTTCCCCCAAGTCTGTTTCATTAAAAATACAGTCACTAATCCAAACATTATTATTGGGGACTATACCTATTACGATGATCCAGTGGATTCAGAAAATTTTGAACGGAACGTCTTATATCATTTTCCCTTTGTTGGTGACAAGTTAATTATTGGGAAGTTCTGTGCTTTGGCCTGTGGGGTGCAGTTTATTATGAATGGGGGAAATCATAAAATGTCAGGATTTTCGACCTATCCCTTTGAAATTTTTGGCCACAGTTGGCAGCGTGTCATGCCGGAACCTGATGCATATCCCTATAAAGGCGATACGGTGATTGGGGATGATGTTTGGATTGGTTATGGAGCTACAATTATGCCTGGTATCAAAATTGGCCCTGGGGCAATTATTGCCGCAAAATCTGTAGTGACCAAAGATGTCCCAGCCTATGGCATTGTCGGCGGAAATCCAGCCCAAGTGATTCGGTATCGTTTTGCCCCAGAGGTGATTGAGCGGTTGTTAGCCTTGGCCTGGTGGGATTGGGATATTGAGAAAATTACCCGTAACCTAGAGCATATTGTCAATACTGATCTCGATGCCTTACAAGCCTGTACTTAATACCTACAACCTCCCGGAATTTATGGAATCTAGTCTTTACGAAACCGATTTTTATGCCTGGACAGTTCAGCAATCAAAGCTTTTACAGGAACGCTGTTTAGAACAACTAGATTTTATTAACTTGATTGAGGAAATTGAGTCTTTGGGTAAACAACAACGACAAGAATTACGCAATCGTCTGACAATCTTAATTGGGCATCTTCTCAAGTGGGACTATCAACTGGAAAAG
This window contains:
- the fumC gene encoding class II fumarate hydratase, which gives rise to MHQTRTEFDTMGPMEVPADRYWGAQTARSLHHFAIGGQTMPREMIQALGILKQAAAMVNLELGELEAEPANLIIQAAQEVREGRLDDHFPLRIWQTGSGTQTNMNANEVIANRGIELAGGVLGSKHPVHPNDHVNCSQSSNDTFPTAMHIAAVQSLQKRLIPALSEMERVLAEKAQAWAGVIKIGRTHLMDAVPLTFGQEFSGYQAQLRQNLGRIQSVLPHLSELALGGTAVGTGLNTHPEFAVRVAAKIAELTGLPFVSAPNKFAALAGHDAMVMASGVLRTLAGSLMKLANDISWMGSGPRCGLGELILPPNEPGSSIMPGKVNPTQCEALAMVCIQVMGLDAAIGFAGSQGNFELNVFKPMIIYNLLTQIELLTDACRCFTEFCLTGLQINYPQVEQYVANSLMLVTALNPHIGYDKAAQVAKKAYAENLSLKQAAVDLGFLTAEQFDEWIQPAAMTQPHSYPPIYTERNELNAS
- a CDS encoding Uma2 family endonuclease, which produces MVGQLEIRPILAEDLAAVMPSAQGLLSDEPEMESSLHYLQLLLLVTSLNWYWQARKDYFIGANLAIYYSREQLRQRDFRGPDLFLVKNVDPWLRPSWVVWEEDGRYPDLILEIFSDSTAAIDRQEKRFLYQNRFRIPEYFWFSPDTQEFMGLRLVNCVYEEIAPNAQGHRWSQELELFLGLHQSRLRYFTANGELILTPEEAAQQFQLELQATQAELEAAQQKQQLLAAKLRALGIDLDRLT
- a CDS encoding DegT/DnrJ/EryC1/StrS family aminotransferase, with amino-acid sequence MQPSKIPILDLKPQYQALKSEIQAAIDRVLESGQFILGPDVTALEQELAAFLGVKFAIAVNSGTDALIISLRALGIGPGDEVITTPFSFFATAESITLVGAKPVFVDVCPATFNINPDLISAAVTSRTKAIMPVHLFGQPARMGEILEIAQAHDLKVIEDTAQAIGARYFGTCLDCQCLPQTKQQLQGKFVGSLGDLGAFSFFPTKNLGAYGDGGLITTNDPALAELAKMLRVHGSRQRYIHEMIGYNSRMDSIQAAILRVKLPHLQAWNEQRRQIAQTYNQKLADIPGIVTPKVTPGHVFHQYTVRILDNKRDQVIQHLAGLGISTMIYYPIPQDRLAVYGNQYPPLPVSDQLATEVLSLPLWPELAPEQIAQITQALGEAIQINS
- a CDS encoding long-chain fatty acid--CoA ligase encodes the protein MVEAAYTKTPAAGLPQDAKLPPAWEDYKKLKALPQIWSLLAQRHPDIIALNAPYEEPAAAIAYSELYRQIQRFAAGIQALGIEPEERISIFADNSPRWLIADQGTMLAGAVNVVRSGAAEAQELLYILKDSGSSLLIIEDLATLKKIAPGLANLPLKGIILLSLEEPSFPGNPAPCRVLNFAQVFAEGKYSPVRSVPFKKENLATLMYTSGTTGQPKGVMITHAGLLSQILNIWAVVQPEPGDRVLSILPIWHAYERVCEYFLFASGCTQTYTNIRHFKTDLKKHQPQYMIAVPRIWEAIYEGVQKQLREAPASKRRLAEFFLKIGSRYVKSRRIIQGLSLEQPNPSGGDKFWAKVQLFCLKPLYGLGEKKVYSTIRGATGGALKQVISGGGALASHLDTFYEMIGVEVLVGYGLTETAVVLSGRRYWGNLRGSSGRPLPDTELKIVHPETKEPVGFWQKGLVMARGPQVMQGYYNKPEATAKVLDSEGWFDTGDLGLLTKAGDIVLTGRQKDTIVLSNGENIEPQPIEDACIRSPYVDQSMLVGQDQKALGALIVPNIEALQLWLGESGGYVLQLPGPAPASNGEKVALESKIVQDLYRQELMREVKNRPGYRPDDRIADFRFILEPFSIDNGLLTQTLKIRRHVVMERYHDMINGMFS
- a CDS encoding YlqD family protein, coding for METTVDPLLLRRQINIKAVVTPLWKDDAQRQLQAQINQLDGQLQQLDGQLQQVVTELRKQKTELNSDAVETKIQEVQSQANGQKSELLQQKNVVLQQLNQVQQLEFEQEVDQGQMDNFFYVKKGDNLVQKMQVEILLRDGVIEDIRGTL
- a CDS encoding dihydrolipoamide acetyltransferase family protein, which encodes MIREVFMPALSSTMTEGKIVSWVKEPGDQVEKGETVVIVESDKADMDVESFYGGFLAVITVPAGSSAPVGATIGLVAETEAEIAQAQAQATSTPAVPSTPTVSSNGHNQSPNGSSPVAPVVNIPAPVASGRLVASPRAKKLAKDLKVDLKTLQGKGSGPHGRITTADVEAAVGQVAIPTIPQIPPAPVTPPTPATLTPTPSPTTSPGELQPLTTLQNAVVRNMNASLQIPDFHVSYTITTDGLDALYKQIKSKGVTMTALLAKAVALTLQKHPIINACYTEQGIQYKPNINIAIAVAMPGGGLITPVLKEADKVDIYTLSRTWKDLVERARAKQLQPDEYNSGTFSLSNLGMFGVNTFDAILTPGQGAIMAVGGSKPTVVATKDGLIGVQSQMEVNITCDHRVIYGADAAAFLQDLAKLIATNPQALTL
- a CDS encoding Vat family streptogramin A O-acetyltransferase, with the protein product MSRFAYPSPNSVHPLPEFPQVCFIKNTVTNPNIIIGDYTYYDDPVDSENFERNVLYHFPFVGDKLIIGKFCALACGVQFIMNGGNHKMSGFSTYPFEIFGHSWQRVMPEPDAYPYKGDTVIGDDVWIGYGATIMPGIKIGPGAIIAAKSVVTKDVPAYGIVGGNPAQVIRYRFAPEVIERLLALAWWDWDIEKITRNLEHIVNTDLDALQACT
- a CDS encoding DUF29 domain-containing protein, with translation MPYKPVLNTYNLPEFMESSLYETDFYAWTVQQSKLLQERCLEQLDFINLIEEIESLGKQQRQELRNRLTILIGHLLKWDYQLEKRSKSWFITIRNQRREIYILLKDNSSLQPFIPEALKLSFLAGLDLAVAETSLRDRDLPSESPYTVAELLDPTFPPSLTKADF